One stretch of Harmonia axyridis chromosome 1, icHarAxyr1.1, whole genome shotgun sequence DNA includes these proteins:
- the LOC123670683 gene encoding F-box only protein 28-like, translating into MVSTRQMTIGGGNSGSGDESTSFGPARYTRSGSGSGDESAGPSTSRYTRTSNAAVAGSSGSRAITHSRNILELPQEILEKILKHLSFKNICQARLVCRTFDAVCAHILNSTFSRLQNQTLQRFQEIKSKMPRRESARRTHHLACESDIIETLHMRLTLMQMSFGKHIERKHCCFFPGEILDEVYHILHYIKVTPKLHRPYKVTDELFDLSTMAMEYFKEKIEPDLPEIAYFGSEFFNFSSSFPVSSPHPLDASPMGPEQSKDLSNSSHDEMEVENKVKPQANMVLRKRIRIIKQGMKRYNSQLSLLRQDLRACKRKTAEQEKQIADQQKQLAEQQQQTLEYAARLDEYDKKNEEVSRKFSTLLQELNKCKTELQYWRSKSPAIPPFCTGCGNPITYHQEELKALVNQGVDPEGLGFEPVSDLATVKVENASECCKGEVEPELEEILKEAQLPPAKSKATTEAVANIEATPSASTTGTSGTGHRMKRKLGDVEGGTSTKGKKTMRRSKVRGKRLYNL; encoded by the exons atggtttctaCAAGACAAATGACAATTGGCGGGGGTAACTCTGGCAGTGGAGACGAGTCCACAAGTTTTGGCCCAGCCAGATACACAAGGTCTGGAAGTGGAAGTGGAGATGAATCCGCTGGTCCAAGCACTAGCAGATACACAAGAACCAGCAATGCAGCTGTGGCAGGCTCAAGCGGAAGCAGAGCAATCACCCATTCACGTAACATCTTGGAGTTGCCCCAAGAAATCTTAGAGAAGATTTTGAAGCACCtgtcattcaagaatatttgtcAAGCAAGATTG GTATGTCGTACCTTCGATGCAGTTTGCGCTCATATCCTGAACTCAACGTTCTCCAGGCTTCAAAACCAGACGCTTCAGAGATTCCAAGAGATCAAGAGTAAGATGCCGAGAAGGGAGTCTGCACGCAGGACCCACCACTTGGCCTGCGAAAGCGACATAATCGAGACGCTGCACATGCGCCTCACTCTCATGCAGATGTCGTTCGGCAAGCATATCGAAAGGAAGCACTGCTGTTTCTTCCCTGGCGAGATCTTGGACGAGGTCTACCACATCTTGCATTACATCAAGGTCACCCCGAAGTTGCATAGACCATACAAGGTCACGGATGAACTGTTCGACCTGTCCACTATGGCtatggaatacttcaaggaAAAGATAGAGCCAGATCTGCCGGAAATTGCTTATTTCGGTTCGGAGTTCTTCAATTTCTCCAGCAGCTTTCCAG TGTCAAGTCCTCATCCGTTGGACGCCTCACCAATGGGGCCCGAACAATCGAAAGATTTAAGCAACAGCTCGCATGATGAGATGGAGGTAGAGAACAAGGTTAAACCCCAGGCTAACATGGTTTTAAGGAAGAGGATCAGGATAATAAAACAAGGCATGAAGAGATACAACAGCCAGTTGTCTCTCCTCCGTCAAGATCTCAGAGCTTGCAAAAGAAAAACGGCGGAACAAGAGAAACAG aTTGCGGATCAACAGAAACAACTAGCCGAGCAGCAGCAACAGACCCTAGAGTACGCCGCACGTCTGGACGAGTACGACAAGAAGAATGAAGAGGTCTCGAGGAAGTTCAGCACCTTGCTGCAAGAGCTGAATAAGTGCAAGACGGAACTGCAGTACTGGCGTTCAAAGTCTCCTGCCATTCCTCCGTTCTGTACTGGTTGTGGTAATCCGATCACTTACCATCAGGAAGAATTGAAAGCCTTAGTTAATCAGGGGGTTGATCCTGAAG GTTTAGGCTTCGAACCTGTGTCAGATTTGGCGACTGTGAAAGTAGAGAATGCATCAGAATGCTGCAAAGGTGAGGTGGAACCTGAATTAGAAGAAATTCTAAAGGAAGCACAGCTACCGCCCGCCAAatcgaaagcaacaacagaAGCTGTTGCAAATATAGAAGCGACGCCGAGTGCCAGCACTACCGGCACATCTGGAACTGGGCACAGAATGAAGAGGAAACTCGGTGATGTCGAAGGGGGCACCAGTACCAAAGGTAAAAAGACCATGAGACGTTCGAAAGTACGTGGAAAAAGATTGTACAACCTGTAA